The following coding sequences lie in one Vibrio casei genomic window:
- the tgt gene encoding tRNA guanosine(34) transglycosylase Tgt: MEYELIKKDGVARRGRLTFKRGSVETPAFMPVGTYGTVKGMTPEEVKDTGAEILLGNTFHLWLRPGQEIMKLHGDLHDFMNWQGPILTDSGGFQVFSLGKMRKITEEGVHFRNPVNGDRIFMDAEKSMEIQKDLGSDIVMIFDECTPYPATHDEAKKSMEMSLRWAQRSRDHFDKLENSNSLFGIVQGGVYGDLRDVSVKGLTEIGFDGYAVGGLAVGEPKEDMHNMLEHTCPQLPEDKPRYLMGVGKPEDLVEGVRRGIDMFDCVMPTRNARNGHLFVTGGIVKIRNASHKTDTSSLDPHCDCYTCKNYSKSYLHHLDRCNEILGARLNTIHNLRYYQRLMASIRLAIDEDRFEEFVQEFYARRDREVPPLQKEIRSSAQ; the protein is encoded by the coding sequence GTGGAATACGAACTAATTAAAAAAGATGGCGTGGCTCGTCGTGGACGTTTAACGTTCAAACGAGGTTCTGTTGAAACGCCGGCATTTATGCCTGTCGGTACTTACGGTACCGTTAAGGGAATGACACCTGAAGAAGTGAAAGACACAGGAGCAGAAATACTGCTTGGCAATACTTTCCATTTATGGCTTCGACCAGGTCAAGAAATTATGAAACTTCATGGCGATTTACATGATTTCATGAATTGGCAAGGTCCTATTTTAACCGATTCAGGCGGCTTCCAAGTATTTAGCTTAGGGAAAATGCGTAAGATCACCGAAGAAGGGGTACACTTTCGTAACCCGGTAAACGGTGACCGTATCTTCATGGATGCTGAAAAGTCTATGGAAATCCAAAAAGATCTCGGCTCCGATATTGTGATGATTTTTGATGAGTGCACGCCATACCCTGCTACTCATGATGAAGCAAAGAAGTCGATGGAAATGTCATTGCGTTGGGCACAGCGTAGCCGTGATCATTTTGATAAATTAGAAAATTCTAACTCACTGTTTGGCATTGTCCAAGGTGGGGTGTATGGCGACTTACGTGATGTTTCTGTTAAAGGCCTAACCGAGATTGGTTTTGACGGTTATGCGGTTGGAGGCTTAGCCGTTGGTGAGCCGAAAGAAGATATGCATAATATGCTTGAGCATACTTGTCCTCAATTACCAGAAGACAAACCTCGTTACTTAATGGGAGTTGGCAAGCCGGAAGATTTAGTTGAAGGTGTGCGTCGTGGTATTGATATGTTCGACTGTGTGATGCCAACTCGAAACGCACGTAATGGGCACTTGTTTGTTACTGGTGGCATCGTTAAGATCCGAAATGCATCACATAAAACCGATACATCGTCTCTTGATCCGCATTGTGACTGTTACACTTGTAAAAATTATTCGAAATCGTACTTACACCATCTTGATCGTTGCAATGAAATACTCGGTGCTCGTTTAAATACGATTCATAATTTACGTTATTACCAACGTTTAATGGCCAGTATTCGTCTTGCTATTGATGAAGATCGTTTCGAGGAATTCGTACAAGAGTTTTATGCACGACGTGATCGTGAAGTGCCACCACTGCAAAAAGAAATAAGAAGCAGCGCACAATAA
- the queA gene encoding tRNA preQ1(34) S-adenosylmethionine ribosyltransferase-isomerase QueA: protein MQVSDFDFELPDELIARYPQPQRTASRLLQLNGESGALTDGQFTDVLDLVQAGDLVVFNNTRVIPARVFGRKASGGKIEVLVERVIDEKSILAHVRASKSPKPGNELFLGENDEFKAVMVARHDALFEIRFDSDKSVLEVLNDVGHMPLPPYIDRPDEDADKERYQTVYNKKPGAVAAPTAGLHFDNELLDKIKAKGVSFAYVTLHVGAGTFQPVRVDDINDHHMHSEYVEVPQDVVDAIAETKARGGRIVAVGTTSVRSLESAAQDAKQKGTELVPFFGDTEIFIYPGYEYQLIDVLITNFHLPESTLIMLVSAFAGYDNVMAAYKHAVNKEYRFFSYGDAMFVTKRDS, encoded by the coding sequence ATGCAAGTATCTGATTTTGACTTTGAACTTCCAGATGAGCTGATCGCTCGTTATCCGCAACCGCAACGTACGGCGAGCCGTTTACTTCAATTAAATGGGGAATCAGGAGCGCTAACCGATGGGCAATTTACGGATGTGCTTGATCTTGTTCAAGCCGGAGATTTGGTGGTTTTTAATAACACCCGAGTTATTCCTGCTCGAGTCTTCGGACGTAAAGCTTCCGGCGGAAAAATAGAAGTATTGGTTGAACGAGTTATTGATGAAAAAAGCATTCTTGCGCATGTTAGAGCGTCGAAATCACCAAAACCGGGTAATGAATTGTTCTTAGGTGAAAATGATGAATTTAAAGCGGTAATGGTGGCTCGCCATGATGCGTTATTTGAAATTCGTTTTGATTCAGATAAAAGCGTATTGGAGGTATTGAATGATGTCGGACATATGCCATTGCCTCCTTATATTGATCGCCCAGATGAAGATGCGGATAAAGAACGATATCAAACAGTTTATAATAAAAAGCCTGGTGCAGTCGCTGCGCCTACCGCTGGGCTTCATTTTGATAATGAGCTTTTGGATAAGATTAAAGCTAAGGGAGTATCATTCGCCTATGTGACGTTGCATGTTGGCGCAGGTACTTTTCAGCCGGTTCGTGTCGATGACATTAATGATCATCACATGCATTCTGAATACGTGGAAGTGCCACAAGACGTAGTTGATGCGATAGCTGAAACCAAAGCACGTGGTGGACGAATTGTTGCTGTCGGAACGACATCGGTTCGTTCTTTAGAAAGCGCCGCTCAAGATGCCAAGCAAAAGGGAACAGAACTCGTACCATTTTTTGGTGATACTGAAATCTTTATTTATCCAGGGTATGAGTATCAATTGATCGATGTTTTGATCACTAATTTCCATTTGCCTGAATCAACACTGATTATGTTAGTGAGTGCTTTTGCTGGCTATGACAATGTAATGGCAGCTTATAAGCACGCAGTAAATAAAGAATATCGCTTCTTTAGTTATGGGGATGCGATGTTTGTCACTAAACGAGATTCATAA
- a CDS encoding hydrogen peroxide-inducible genes activator: MTKWPSLKQLHYAVTLYETRHFSEAAERCFVSQSTLSKGIQNLEQLIGCPLYEKKDKKSPLVFTLAGEKVVKQGRELLAKSQDLLELGSLCQGGNMQGQLRVGCIPTIAPFLLGDLVQKINFQFPQLTLLLREDTTGNLLKALRHGDLDVLILAMPVDIDGMECRIVGQDPFRMIISRQQANDIRIPFRYDDLPDESVFLLENEHCLTEHAVSACRLTKKEKINPFSATSLHTLVQMVANGLGTTFIPQMAIDHGLLDNQNLVVIKPPGKNAYREIGLIWRPTSNRIDTFEALAKVVEGLL; encoded by the coding sequence ATGACTAAATGGCCTAGTTTAAAACAACTTCATTATGCAGTGACGCTGTATGAAACACGACATTTTAGCGAAGCTGCTGAACGTTGCTTTGTGAGTCAATCGACGTTAAGTAAAGGTATTCAAAACCTTGAACAATTGATTGGTTGTCCGTTGTATGAAAAGAAAGATAAGAAAAGTCCTTTAGTATTTACTTTGGCGGGGGAAAAAGTAGTTAAGCAAGGGCGAGAGTTACTCGCAAAAAGTCAAGATTTACTAGAATTGGGATCGTTGTGCCAAGGTGGTAATATGCAAGGTCAGTTAAGGGTGGGGTGTATTCCTACTATTGCTCCTTTTTTACTTGGCGATCTCGTACAAAAAATCAATTTTCAATTCCCCCAGTTGACCTTGTTATTAAGAGAAGACACCACGGGGAATTTATTAAAAGCATTGCGTCATGGTGATCTAGATGTGTTAATCCTCGCCATGCCTGTTGATATTGATGGTATGGAATGCAGAATTGTCGGGCAAGACCCTTTTCGAATGATAATTAGCCGACAACAAGCTAACGACATTAGAATCCCCTTTCGTTATGATGACTTACCCGATGAATCGGTTTTCTTACTGGAGAATGAACACTGCTTAACCGAGCACGCTGTTTCTGCTTGCCGTTTAACGAAAAAGGAAAAAATAAATCCTTTTTCTGCCACCAGTTTACATACACTTGTTCAAATGGTTGCTAATGGATTAGGTACAACGTTCATTCCACAAATGGCGATTGATCATGGGTTACTTGATAACCAGAATTTAGTAGTTATTAAGCCTCCGGGCAAAAATGCCTATCGAGAGATTGGGCTTATTTGGCGGCCCACCTCTAACCGAATTGATACTTTTGAAGCGTTAGCAAAGGTTGTTGAAGGTTTACTTTGA
- a CDS encoding peroxiredoxin C encodes MVLVGRQAPDFTAAAVLGNGEIVDAFNFTEFTKGKKAVVFFYPLDFTFVCPSELIAFDKRFEDFQAKGVEVIGVSIDSQFSHNAWRNTAIADGGIGQVKYPLVADVKHEIVKAYDVEHPEAGVAFRGSFLIDEDGVVRHQVVNDLPLGRNIDEMLRMVDALNFHQKNGEVCPAQWEEGKAGMTGSTAGVAAYLSEHSEDLGKK; translated from the coding sequence ATGGTACTAGTAGGTCGTCAAGCCCCAGATTTCACAGCTGCAGCAGTTTTAGGTAACGGTGAAATTGTTGATGCATTCAACTTTACAGAATTCACTAAAGGCAAGAAAGCAGTTGTTTTCTTCTACCCTCTAGACTTCACATTCGTTTGCCCATCTGAGCTAATTGCTTTCGACAAACGTTTTGAAGACTTCCAAGCAAAAGGCGTTGAAGTAATCGGTGTTTCTATCGATTCACAATTCTCTCACAACGCATGGCGTAACACAGCTATCGCTGATGGCGGTATCGGTCAAGTTAAATACCCTCTTGTTGCTGACGTTAAACATGAAATCGTAAAAGCTTACGATGTTGAGCACCCTGAAGCCGGTGTTGCTTTCCGTGGTTCTTTCTTAATCGACGAAGATGGTGTTGTACGCCACCAAGTCGTAAACGATCTTCCTTTAGGTCGTAACATTGATGAAATGCTACGTATGGTTGACGCACTAAACTTCCACCAGAAAAATGGTGAAGTATGTCCTGCACAATGGGAAGAAGGTAAAGCTGGTATGACTGGTTCTACTGCTGGTGTTGCTGCTTACTTATCTGAGC